TTTTTATTTCGGGCGGATAGCCGCGGCGATATTCCGGAGAGCTTCCGCCGGATAGGGTGCGGCCGTAATCGGGCGGCCGATCACGAGGTAATCCGCCCCCAGCGCGACGGCTTTTTCCGGCGTCATGATCCTCTTCTGATCCTGGACGTCCGCGCCGGCCGGACGGATTCCGGGCGTGACGATGAGAAAGTCCGGCCCGGATTCGCGGCGCACCGCCTCGATTTCCCGGGGCGAGCAGACGACACCGTCGAGACCCGCCGCGCGGGCCAGGCCGGCCAGACGAAGCACCTGATCCTCGACGGACGCATTCATCCCGATTTCGGCCAGGTCGTCCTCCTTGAGGCTGGTGAGAATAGTGACGCCGAGAAGAAGAGGCCGCACGGTTCCTTCAAGTTCCGACGCCTCCCGGGCGGCCGCGGCCGCCGCCGCCATCATGGCCGATCCTCCCGCGGTGTGAAGAGTCATCATCCGAACGCCGTGACGCGCTCCCGAACGGACGGCCCCTGCCACGGTGTTGGGAATGTCATGAAGCTTCAGGTCGAGAAAAATCTCCTTCCCGGAGCCCCGGAGGTTTTCGAGAAATCCCGGCCCTTCGGCCGTGAACAGTTCGAGTCCGACCTTGAAGATGCGGGCCGCGTCGAGACGTCCCGCCATCTCCAGGCCTTCCCGTCCCGATTTGGCGTCGAGGGCGATGATGATGCGTCCGGCGGCGTCGTTTTCAGTCATGGCGCAATGTCTCCTCTCAATTCACGATCCCGGAAATTCAAAAAAACGAGACATCTGATTAGGATGACCGGAGCGTTCCGACGAGGTCCGCCGCCCGGGGAATGTTACGCTCCCGGCAGAAGCTTTCGATTTCGGCGGCGATGCGGACCGCGGCAGCCGGATCGACAAAATTGGCCGTGCCGACCTGAACCGCCCGGGCCCCGGCGATTATGAACTCGACGGCGTCCCGCCCGGTCATGATGCCGCCCATCCCGATCACCGGAACGCGGAGCCGCGAGGCCGCCTGGTGAACCATGCGCAGGGCGACCGGCCGGACGGCCGGCCCGCTCAGCCCGCCGTAGACATTGGCCAGTTTCGGCCGCCGCGTCTCGACGTCGATCGCCATGGCCAGGAGTGTGTTGATGAGCGAGACGGCGTCCGTTCCGCCGTCCTCGGCGGCCAGGGCCACAGAGGCGATATCGGTGACGTTGGGCGAAAGCTTGGTGATGAGGGGCAGGGGGGTCGCCGCCTTGACCCGGGCGACCAGGCGGCGCGTCGCGTCGGGCGAAAACGCGGGACAGGCGCCCTCCTTGCGGATATTGGGGCAGGAGATGTTGAGTTCGAGCGCGGCCAGTCCTTTTTCCCGGCTCAGGAATTCGGCCACGGCGACATATTCTTCGTCGTCGGCGCCGCAGACGTTGGCGATCACGGCCGTGTCAAGATCGCGGAGCCGGGGCAGGATCTTCTCGGCGAAGGCCCGGACTCCGATCCCCTGAAGGCCGATGGCGTTGATGAGGCCGCTCGGCGTCTCGACGAGACGCGGCGGAGGATTGCCGGGTCTCGGATCGAAATAGAGGCCCTTGACCACGAAGCCGCCGAGTTTTTCGAGATTGATGAAGGGCTCGAATTCCGGGCCGTAGCCGAAGGTCCCGGATGCGGCGATCACGGGATTCTTGAGGCGCAGAAATCCGAGATCCGCGGAAAGATCCACGCTCAAGGCCCCGTCTCCCAGACAATGTCCGGTCCGGCGAAAACCGGCCCGTCCTCGCAGACTTTGACCCACTCCGGCGTCCCGTCCCGGAGGATGCGGTGGACGCAGCCCCAGCAGGCCCCGAACCCGCAGCCCATGACGGACTCCAGCGAAAACCAGGCCGGAATGCCGAGCCGGGCGGCCGATGCGGCCAGGGTCTTCATCATGGCGTCGGGGCCGCAGGCGTAAAGACGGTCGGGTCGTTCGGCGGCGGCCTGCTTCTCGAAGAGATCCGTCACAAGTCCGTGAAAACCGAACGATCCGTCGTCGGTCGAGACGAAGGTTTGATACCCGGCCGCTTCGAATTTTTCCCTTAGGGGGACGTCGGCCGCGCTCCGGCCGCCGTAAAGAATATGCACCGAGGCGCCCCGGGCCTTGAGTTCCCGGGCCAGAAAATAGAGGGGAGCGATGCCCCGGCCGCCGCCGACGCAACAGGCGGTCCGGCCCGTCATGTTTTCGTCGAGGGCGAAGCCCCGGCCGAGAGGGCCCAGAACGTCCAGGCGGTCTCCGGGCTTTTTCCCGGCCAGAATGTCCGTTCCCCGGCCGGCGACGCTGAAAAAAAACTCCACCTCCGAGGCGTTCCGGTCATGGAGGCTCAGCGGGCGGCGGAGGAGGGGATCGGTGGACGAGGTGTCCGCGACCCGGAGCATGGCGAACTGCCCCGGTTGCGCCGCGCGGGCGATCTCAGGCGCCTCGACGGACATCCGGATATAGACGCCGTGCCGTTCGACGGATGCGACGCGCGCGATCATAGCGAAAAGATACCAGAAGCCGCCCCGCGGCGCAACCGAATGCCGGGTTGGGAATGCGGCTTGCCAATTCCGTCCGGGATCGCCTATAATTCCTTTCTGTCGGACGACCCGCAATTCATCCGGGCCAGGAGGATGCCATCATGCCGATCTCAGCAAGAGCCCGCGACATTCAGGCCTCTCCCATCCGCAAACTCAAGCCGTTTGCCGACGAGGCCCGGGCCAAAGGGCTTCATGTCTTTCAACTGAACATCGGCGATCCCGATGTTCCGACGCCGCGGCCGGTCCTGGACGCCTTCCGCGCCTACGACGAACCCGTCATCGGCTACGGCCCTTCCCAGGGATTTCTTGAACTCCGGGAGGCCATCGCCCGTTATTACGGATTCTACGGCCTGTCCGTCGCAGCCGACGACGTCATGATCACAACCGGAGGATCGGAGGCCATTCATTTTGCCTTTTCCATCGTCGCCGAACACGGCGAGGAGATCCTCATTCCCGAGCCCTTCTACACGAACTACAACGGCTATGCGTCCTTTGCCGGTGTCCGGATCGTGCCCATCCCTCTCCATGTCGAAGACGGCTTCCGTCTTCCTCCCGTCGCCGAAATCGAAGCCCGCATCACACCCCGGACGCGGGCCGTTCTGCTCTGCTCGCCGAACAATCCCACCGGCACGGTCTACACCCGGGAGGAAATCCAGGGTGTCGTCGATCTCGTCGTCAAACACGACCTCTTTCTCATCGGCGACGAAGTCTACAAGGAGTTCGTCTACGACGGACTGAAACACACGAGCGTCCTGGAGTTTCCCGAGGTCCGCGACCGCGTCCTTGTCGTCGACAGTATCTCCAAGCGGTATTCCTGCTGCGGCGCCCGGATCGGCGCGCTCATTGTCCCCAATCCCGAAGTCTATCAGGCCGCTCTCAGATTCGGACAGGCCCGGCTTTGCCCGCCCACGGTCGAACAGGTCGCCGCCCTGGCCGCCTACAATATGGGCATGGACTACTTCGCGCCCGTCCAGGCCGAATACCGGAAACGGCGCGACATCCTCTACGAGGGGCTCAAGGATGTGCCCGGCATCGTCATCGGCAGCCCCCAGGGCGCCTTCTATTTCATCGCCCGGCTTCCCGTCCGCGATGCCGAGCATTTCGTCCAGTGGATGCTGACCGATTTTTCCCTGAACGGCAAGACCGTGATGGTCGCACCGGGACCCGGCTTTTACAGCACGCCGGGCCGCGGCATCGACGAAGTGAGAATCGCCTACGTCCTTAAAGAAGAGGACCTGCGCGAGGCGGGCGAAATCCTCAAGGCCGGACTGGCCGCCTACGCCGAGGCCCATCCCCATTCATAAAAATGCCGATGTGCCACCTAAGTCCTACGGTATCCGATAGACTTTCGGAAAGCCGCTTTTCCGATTGTGTTCCCGGATTCCGACGTAAAGAAAACGGCATTTTTACCCTTCGGGCAAGCCGATCCGACCGCATCTGCTGTGTTGCGCAGGGTTCGCAGTACCAGGAGTACAGCTTCACCCTGCGCGCCTTGCATCTGCAGCCGTCTCGACTCGTGAATGGGATGGGCCTAGAAAGGGGTGACGGATGACGAAGAGGGTGCTCGGGCAGGCGGCTTTCCTGATCGCCCTCGCTCTTGTCGCCGGAACGGCGGCCCGCTTCTCCATGCTGCAGAAACTCGTCCGGGGGGAATTCCGCGGCGGGCTGGTCACCCGGTCGGACGATCCCGGCATCCGGCAGATCACGATCGAGGAAGCCGAGCACCTTTTCGCGACCGCCGCCGCCGTTTTCATCGACAGCCGCTCGGAGGAGGAATTCCTTGAGGGCCGCATCCCCGGCGCCCGGAACATTCCGGTCGTCGAAATCGCCGCCGTCGAACTCGACTGGCCTCCTGAACAGACGCTGGTCATTTACTGCGAGGGCGGGACCTGCCTTTCGAGCCTGACCGCGGCCCGGCTGCTCCACATCCGGGGTTTCCGCGACCTCCGCGTCTTTCTCGGCGGCTGGGAGGCCTGGCTGGCGGCCGGGCTTCCCGTCGAGGAGGGGCTGTGATCGGAAACCGCAAAGTCCTCTTCGTCTTCCGGTTGATCGTTGGCGGCGCCTTCGTCTATGCCGGCGTGCTCAAGGCCGCCGATGCCCAGCGGTTCGCCCAGGACATCCTGAACTTCCGGGTTGTCGGTCCCGAACTCGCCTTGTTGACGGCCCTGTTTCTACCCTGGCTGGAAATCGTCTGCGGCGCGTTTCTCATCCTCGGCTGGCTCCGGCGGGCCTCCGCCCTCCTCATTTCGGTCATGCTGGCCGGATTCATCGGCCTGGTCATCGCGACGGTCGCCAGGGGTCTCGACGTTGACTGCGGCTGTTTCGGCGCGCTCAGCGGGCAGGCCGACTGGAAGCTCGTCGTCCAGGATCTTGTCCTGCTGTTCATGTCGCTGAACATCCTTCTTGCCCCGCGAAAAACGCCCGGCCGCAGCTCTGCGGCTTGAAATCCGTCCCGTTTCCATGTATAGTCTCTAGGACAGTTTGTCTGATATTTTTCCCATCAGAGGAGTTCGAGTCATGGCAAAGAAGTATGTGTACTTTTTCGGCGCCGGACGCGCCGAGGGCGACAAGAACATGAAGGATACGCTTGGCGGCAAAGGCGCCAACCTGGCTGAAATGGCCGGAATCGGGCTGCCCGTTCCCCCGGGGTTTACGATTTCGACCGAAGTCTGCCTGCTCTTCAACAAAGCCGGCGGTCGCATTCCGGCCGACGCCGACAAACAGATTGCCGCGGCGCTGGCCAAGCTCGAGCGCGTTTCCGGACAGAAGTTCGGCGATCCGGGCAATCCGCTTCTGGTTTCCGTCCGATCGGGCTCGAAATTCTCCATGCCCGGGATGATGGACACCGTCCTCAACCTCGGCCTGAACGACAAGACGCTCGAGGGCCTGACCCGAAAGAGCGGCAACCGGCGGTTCGCCCTGGACTGCTATCGGCGGCTCATTCATATGTTCGGCGATGTCGTGCTGGACGTTCCGAAGAAGAAGTTCGAGGAGATTCTCCGCGAAACGAAGCAGAAACTCGGCCTTCAGGCCGACACCGAGCTGTCCGAGGAGGTCCTGGCCGGCCTGATCGAGGCCTACAAGGCCCTGGTGAAGCGGGACACGGGAAAGGACTTTCCGCAGAATGTTGCCGCACAACTCAAGCTGGCCTCGGCCGCGGTTTTCCGCTCCTGGAACAATCCCCGGGCGGTCACCTACCGCAGGCAGTATCATATCCCCGAAGATCTGGGAACGGCCGTCAATGTCCAGCAGATGGTCTTCGGCAACTACGGAGACACCTCGGCTACGGGCGTCGGTTTCACCCGGAATCCGGCCACGGGCGTCAAAGAAGTCTACGGCGAATACCTTCTCAACGCCCAGGGCGAGGATGTCGTGGCCGGAACCCGGACACCCACTCCGCTCGCCCATCTGGAAAAGGATCTGCCCGCCGCCTACAAGGAACTCATGGCCACAACCCGGCGGCTGGAAAAGCACTACGGCGACATCCAGGATTTCGAATTCACCATCCAGGAAGGCCGGCTCTATATGCTCCAGACCCGTAACGGCAAGCGGACGGGCATGGCCGCCGTCAAGATCGCCGTCGACCTCGTTTCCGAAAAGCTTATCAGCCGCAACGAAGCCCTGCTGAAAGTCGAGCCTGAAGCCCTGAACCAGCTCCTCCATCCCGTCTTCGATTCGACCGAAAAGGCCCGCCACGAAGTGATCGCCGTGGGGCTGGCCGCATCCCCCGGCGCGGCTTCGGGACAGGCCGTTTTCACGGCCGACGACGCCTGCGCCTGGAAAAACCAGGGGAAAAAGACCATTCTCATCCGCGACGAAACCTCGCCCGACGACATCCACGGCATGAGTGCGGCGCAGGGCATCCTGACCTCCACAGGAGGGATGACCTCTCACGCCGCCGTGGTCGGCCGCCAGATGGGCAAACCGGCCGTCGTCGGCTGCGGCGCCGCCAAGGTTCATGAGGAGAAAAAACAGCTCATGGTCGGGAAGCTGACCGTCAAGGAAGGCGACTGGATCTCCATCGACGGTTCGACCGGAGAGGTCCGTCTGGGCGGCATCAAAACCCAGCCTTCCGAAATCATCCAAGTCGTCCGCGGCGAAAAAAAACCCGAGACGTCTCCGATGTATCAGGATTTTCACAAGCTGCTGTCCTGGGCCGACAAGGTCCGCCGTCTCAAAGTGAGAGCCAACGCCGATGCGCCCGAGGAAACCCGGACGGCCTTCGCCTTTGGCGCCCAGGGGATCGGCCTGGCCCGGACGGAACACATGTTCTTCGGGCCCGACCGCCTGCCCATCGTGCGGGAGATGATCTTGGCCGAAACCGAAGAGGCGCGGCGCGCGGCGCTCGCCAAACTTGAACCCTTCCAGAAAAAGGATTTCTACGAATTCTTCAAGGAAATGCACGGCAACCCGGTGACCATCCGGACGATCGATCCGCCGCTTCATGAATTCCTTCCCAACCGCGAAGACCTCATGGTTGAAGTGGCCGTGCTCAAGGCCAAGAACGGCGACCCCGCGAAAATCGCCGAAGTTGAGACCCTGCTCGAGCGCGTCAAATCGCTCTCGGAATTCAACCCCATGCTCGGCCACCGCGGCTGCCGTCTCGGCATCACCTATCCGGAAATCACCGAGATGCAGGCTCAGGCCATTTTCGAAGCGGCCTGCGAGCTGGCCAAGGAAGGCGAAAAGGTTTTCCCGGAAATCATGGTGCCTCTCGTGGGATCGGTCCGGGAGTTGGCCGACCAGAAGGCCATCATTGTCCGCACGGCCCGCGACGTCATGAAAAAATACGGCGTCAAGGTTCCCTACCTGGTGGGAACGATGATCGAGATCCCGCGAGGCGCCCTGACGGCCGATGAAGTCGCCGAGGAAGCCGAGTTTTTCTCGTTCGGGACGAACGATCTGACCCAGACGACATACGGCGTCTCCCGCGACGACGGCGGCAAGTTCCTCAACTATTATCTGGAGAAGGGCATCTGGAACAACGACCCATTCGAAACCATCGACCAAAACGGCGTCGGGCTGCTCATGAAGATCGCGGTCGAGAAGGGCCGGTCCGTCCGCCCGAAACTCAAGATCGGCATCTGCGGCGTCCACGGCGGCGATCCGCGCTCCATCGTCTTCTGCCACGAAATCGGTCTCGACTACGTGAGCTGCTCGGCCTTCCAGATTCCGATCGCCCGGCTGGCCGCCGCCCAGGTCGCCCTGCGCGACGCCGCGGCCGAAAAAGCCGCCGCACCGAAGAAAAAGGTCAAGTCCGGAAAACCGGCCGCAAAGAAAACCGCGAAGACGAAAGCCTCACGCAAACGCCGCTGAAATCTCCGGCTGTCGGATTTCGGCATGATGTTCCCGGATAAAGGGAGCGGCCGGGGAGGTCCGCGGCGACCATGGGATTAGCCTTCATGAGCTGTTCCGGAAGGGAACCCGAATGTTGGGCGCCGAGGATGTCTGAGCAAGATTCGTCAATCGGATAAGTCTATGGACGCGTCGGATCGCTTGCAGGTCTTGATCCTGTGTGCGAGTTCCGCAGGCGCCTTCCGGGACTGCGAATGAACGGCGTGAAAAACCCTAAATATCTTCGTGGGCCTCGCCGGTTTACCGGGCGGGCGTTTTCTGGTATGGTTGATCCTTCATGAACGGCTTCCTGAGCTTCATGCGCGTGTTCGCCGGCCGGCGCTTCCCCTTCAAGATCGTTTACTGCAAAGACTACTGGATGATCGATATCGGGAAGCATGTCTTCCCCGTCCGGAAGTACCGGATCATCATGGAGCGCCTCATGGCCATGGGGGCCGGCCGCAATGTCTTTATTGAGCCCGAGCCCGCCTCGGATGACGACCTCCGGCTCGTCCACACCCCCCGCTACTTGAAGAAAATCGCGGACGGAACGTTGTCGGCCTACGAATTGGGGGTGCTCGAACTGCCGTTTTCCGCGGATCTCGTCCGCTTTTTCCGTCTCCAGGTCGGCGGGACGATCCTGACCGCCCGCCTGGCTCTCGAGGACGGCTGCGCGATTCACATCGGAGGTGGGTTTCACCATGCCTTCCCGGATCACGGCGAGGGATTCTGCCTGTTCAACGACGTGGCCGTGGCCGTCGAAAAACTCCGTTCCGAGAACCTGATCCGGAAGGCCATGATCGTCGACTGCGATCTCCATCAGGGAAACGGCACGGCAGCCGTTTTCGTCCGGACGGACGATGTTTTTACGTTTTCCATTCACCAGATGGACATTTATCCCGCCGAGAAGCCGGCCGGTTCCCTCGATGTCGAGATGTGGTCGGGGGACGGAGATGAGGAATATCTCGGGCGGCTCCGGTCCCATTTTCCTCGCCTGTTCCGGGAATTCGAACCCGATTTTGTCTTTTACCTGGCCGGCGCCGATCCCTATGAGAGGGACCAGCTCGGAGGGTTGCGTCTGACCGTCGAAGGGCTCATGGAAAGGGACCGGATCGTCCTGGAGAGCGCCCGGAAACTCGGCATCCCCGCGGCCGTCGTTCTGGCCGGGGGCTACGCCGCCTCAGTCGAGGATGTCGCGGAAGTCCACGTCAACACCGTCAAGGCGGCCCGGCGGGCCCAAGTGAAGGCTATCCCGGCCGAGTTTCGTCGCGGATCCAGTCGAGATAGGAACGGGACCCATTGACCGCGGGGACGGCGAGGATTTCCGGAACGGTGTAAGGGTGGACGGCCCTGATGCCGGCCTCGAGCGCATCGTAGAGATCCGGCCGCGTCTTGATGATCAGCGTGTGTTCGGCTTCCTCGGCGATCTTCCCCTCCCACCAGTACAGCGACGCGCCGGCCGGCGCGATGTGGACGCAGGCGGCCAGCCGCTTTTCCACAACCGCGCGCGCAATGGTCCGGCCCGTTTTCAGGTCGGGAACCGTCGTCAGAACGATGAGGGCTTCGGCGCCGTTCATGACTCCGCCTCACTCCTGCAGAAAGACATGGGCGTAGACCTTGCTGCCGTTGACCATGTTGTCGATGACGCAGTATTCGTTGGGTTGGTGGGCGGTCTCGTCGATCTTGGACCAGCAGGCCGCATGGAATCCCGCTCTCCGGAAGTAGGCCGCGACGGTGCCGCCGCCGATCCCGGCCGGCTTGGCCGTTTTGCCCATGACGGCCTTGACGGCTTTCTTGAGCGCCAGAACGACCGGGGCGTCGGTCGGCGTCGGCGGGGCCGCGGGCGCGGCCTGGACGACGTCGACGGAGATCTTCACTTTAAAGGACTTGGCGATTCCCGCGGCGATGTCCCGAACGGATTTCCGTACGGCGTCGATTTTGTAACCAGGCAGGATGCGGCAGTCCATGTAAAAGACATCCTCGCCGGGAATGGTGTTGATGTTGGGGACGTTGGGATCTTTCTTGGTCGGTTCGAAAGTCGAAATCGGCGGATCGAAGAGGGGATCGGATTTCCTGTAGGTCTTGTAAAGCTTGTCCAGCTCCCGGATGAGGTAGGCCGCCGCCCGGAAGCTGTTGATGCCCTTTTCCGGAGTCGAGCCGTGGGCCTGTTTGCCCTGTGTTTTGATTTTCAGCCAGAGAATGCTCTTTTCGGCCACCTCGATCATGGTGCCCTGGGGGTTTCCCGCATCGGGGACGATGATGAGGTCTTTTTTCCGGAAGGCGCGGGTGTTTTTCAGGACATAATCGATGCCCTTCTTGTTCCCCGTTTCCTCGTCGGCCGCCAGGGCGATCCCGATGTCCGTGGCCGGGACGATCTTTTCCACATGGAGGGCCTTGAGAGCAAACAGCGAAGCGACCATCTCCTGCTGGTTGTCCTCGACGCCGCGCCCGTAAATGCGGCCCTTTTCCACCCAGGCTTTGAACGGGTCGCCCCGCCAGAGGGATAACTCTCCAGGAGGCACGACATCGGTGTGGGTCATGACCCATGTCGTCCGGGCCGAACTGCGGCCCTTGGCGACGGCCAGAACATTGGGCCGGTAGCCGTCCGGGGCGTCAAGATCGGGCGCTTTGATGACCTGGATGTCGCCGAGACCGAAATCTTTCAGCCGGGACACCAGAAACTCGGCTTTCCGGGCTTCGCCTTCGCCCCCGCTTGAAGGATCGATGGCCGGGATGGCGCACAGACGGATCTGTAAATCGATCATCTCGTCGCGGAAGCCGTCGATTCTTTTGAAGAGGCGGGCCAAAGTTTTATTATGATTCATGCTGTCCCTCCAAAATTCAATATATCAGAGGTTTCTTGACTTTTCCAGGGGGGGCGGCTACATTACCGGAAGATGCGCATCGGGCTGGACGTCAGACCCTCCCTCCGAGAAGAGACGGGGGTCGGTGTCTATATCCGGAACCTCGTCGACCGCCTGGCGAGGATCGACAGGAGCCACGAGTACTTTCTTTTTTCGTCGTCCTGGAAAGACCGATTTCCCGCCTCCGCCGTTCCGCCTCTTCCCAATGTCCGCCTGAAAGATTGCCGCCTGCCCGTCCGGGCCGTGAATTTCCTGTGGCAGGAACTCGGCTGGCCGCCTCTCGATGTTTTCGCCGGGGGCCGCCTGGACCTGGCTCATTCGCCGACGCCGCTCATTCTGCCGACGCGGGGACGAACCGTCGTCACCGTCTGCGATCTGTTTTTTCTGGACGAGCCGGAAAAGGCCGACACCGAAGCCCGCCGGGTTTTCGTCCGCAAGGCGGAAAAATCCCTGCGGGCGGCCGACGGGGTCCTGACCATTTCCCGATTCACCCGCGCCGCCGTCCTGGACAGGTTCGGGTTGGACGCGGACAAGGTCGAGGCCGCGCTGCTTGGTGTGGGCGGAGATTATTCGGTTCCCCCGGCCCGGGAGGATCTCGAACAAACTCAAAAGCGTCTCGGCCTGCCTTCGGAATTCGTGCTTTTCGTGGGGGCCGTCGAACCGCGGAAAAACCTGCCCGGCCTCGTCGAGGCCATGCGGATCATCCGTGACCGGGGGCTGCGGGCGCCGCTTGTCATCGCCGGCCGTGAGGGCGGAGACTCGGGCCGTGTCCGGGAAATGATTGCCGGCCGGGGGCTCGAGGACCG
This genomic stretch from Acidobacteriota bacterium harbors:
- the pyrF gene encoding orotidine-5'-phosphate decarboxylase, translating into MTENDAAGRIIIALDAKSGREGLEMAGRLDAARIFKVGLELFTAEGPGFLENLRGSGKEIFLDLKLHDIPNTVAGAVRSGARHGVRMMTLHTAGGSAMMAAAAAAAREASELEGTVRPLLLGVTILTSLKEDDLAEIGMNASVEDQVLRLAGLARAAGLDGVVCSPREIEAVRRESGPDFLIVTPGIRPAGADVQDQKRIMTPEKAVALGADYLVIGRPITAAPYPAEALRNIAAAIRPK
- a CDS encoding dihydroorotate dehydrogenase, with protein sequence MDLSADLGFLRLKNPVIAASGTFGYGPEFEPFINLEKLGGFVVKGLYFDPRPGNPPPRLVETPSGLINAIGLQGIGVRAFAEKILPRLRDLDTAVIANVCGADDEEYVAVAEFLSREKGLAALELNISCPNIRKEGACPAFSPDATRRLVARVKAATPLPLITKLSPNVTDIASVALAAEDGGTDAVSLINTLLAMAIDVETRRPKLANVYGGLSGPAVRPVALRMVHQAASRLRVPVIGMGGIMTGRDAVEFIIAGARAVQVGTANFVDPAAAVRIAAEIESFCRERNIPRAADLVGTLRSS
- a CDS encoding dihydroorotate dehydrogenase electron transfer subunit, with product MIARVASVERHGVYIRMSVEAPEIARAAQPGQFAMLRVADTSSTDPLLRRPLSLHDRNASEVEFFFSVAGRGTDILAGKKPGDRLDVLGPLGRGFALDENMTGRTACCVGGGRGIAPLYFLARELKARGASVHILYGGRSAADVPLREKFEAAGYQTFVSTDDGSFGFHGLVTDLFEKQAAAERPDRLYACGPDAMMKTLAASAARLGIPAWFSLESVMGCGFGACWGCVHRILRDGTPEWVKVCEDGPVFAGPDIVWETGP
- a CDS encoding pyridoxal phosphate-dependent aminotransferase; translated protein: MPISARARDIQASPIRKLKPFADEARAKGLHVFQLNIGDPDVPTPRPVLDAFRAYDEPVIGYGPSQGFLELREAIARYYGFYGLSVAADDVMITTGGSEAIHFAFSIVAEHGEEILIPEPFYTNYNGYASFAGVRIVPIPLHVEDGFRLPPVAEIEARITPRTRAVLLCSPNNPTGTVYTREEIQGVVDLVVKHDLFLIGDEVYKEFVYDGLKHTSVLEFPEVRDRVLVVDSISKRYSCCGARIGALIVPNPEVYQAALRFGQARLCPPTVEQVAALAAYNMGMDYFAPVQAEYRKRRDILYEGLKDVPGIVIGSPQGAFYFIARLPVRDAEHFVQWMLTDFSLNGKTVMVAPGPGFYSTPGRGIDEVRIAYVLKEEDLREAGEILKAGLAAYAEAHPHS
- a CDS encoding rhodanese-like domain-containing protein yields the protein MTKRVLGQAAFLIALALVAGTAARFSMLQKLVRGEFRGGLVTRSDDPGIRQITIEEAEHLFATAAAVFIDSRSEEEFLEGRIPGARNIPVVEIAAVELDWPPEQTLVIYCEGGTCLSSLTAARLLHIRGFRDLRVFLGGWEAWLAAGLPVEEGL
- a CDS encoding MauE/DoxX family redox-associated membrane protein, translating into MIGNRKVLFVFRLIVGGAFVYAGVLKAADAQRFAQDILNFRVVGPELALLTALFLPWLEIVCGAFLILGWLRRASALLISVMLAGFIGLVIATVARGLDVDCGCFGALSGQADWKLVVQDLVLLFMSLNILLAPRKTPGRSSAA
- the ppdK gene encoding pyruvate, phosphate dikinase, with translation MAKKYVYFFGAGRAEGDKNMKDTLGGKGANLAEMAGIGLPVPPGFTISTEVCLLFNKAGGRIPADADKQIAAALAKLERVSGQKFGDPGNPLLVSVRSGSKFSMPGMMDTVLNLGLNDKTLEGLTRKSGNRRFALDCYRRLIHMFGDVVLDVPKKKFEEILRETKQKLGLQADTELSEEVLAGLIEAYKALVKRDTGKDFPQNVAAQLKLASAAVFRSWNNPRAVTYRRQYHIPEDLGTAVNVQQMVFGNYGDTSATGVGFTRNPATGVKEVYGEYLLNAQGEDVVAGTRTPTPLAHLEKDLPAAYKELMATTRRLEKHYGDIQDFEFTIQEGRLYMLQTRNGKRTGMAAVKIAVDLVSEKLISRNEALLKVEPEALNQLLHPVFDSTEKARHEVIAVGLAASPGAASGQAVFTADDACAWKNQGKKTILIRDETSPDDIHGMSAAQGILTSTGGMTSHAAVVGRQMGKPAVVGCGAAKVHEEKKQLMVGKLTVKEGDWISIDGSTGEVRLGGIKTQPSEIIQVVRGEKKPETSPMYQDFHKLLSWADKVRRLKVRANADAPEETRTAFAFGAQGIGLARTEHMFFGPDRLPIVREMILAETEEARRAALAKLEPFQKKDFYEFFKEMHGNPVTIRTIDPPLHEFLPNREDLMVEVAVLKAKNGDPAKIAEVETLLERVKSLSEFNPMLGHRGCRLGITYPEITEMQAQAIFEAACELAKEGEKVFPEIMVPLVGSVRELADQKAIIVRTARDVMKKYGVKVPYLVGTMIEIPRGALTADEVAEEAEFFSFGTNDLTQTTYGVSRDDGGKFLNYYLEKGIWNNDPFETIDQNGVGLLMKIAVEKGRSVRPKLKIGICGVHGGDPRSIVFCHEIGLDYVSCSAFQIPIARLAAAQVALRDAAAEKAAAPKKKVKSGKPAAKKTAKTKASRKRR
- a CDS encoding histone deacetylase — encoded protein: MNGFLSFMRVFAGRRFPFKIVYCKDYWMIDIGKHVFPVRKYRIIMERLMAMGAGRNVFIEPEPASDDDLRLVHTPRYLKKIADGTLSAYELGVLELPFSADLVRFFRLQVGGTILTARLALEDGCAIHIGGGFHHAFPDHGEGFCLFNDVAVAVEKLRSENLIRKAMIVDCDLHQGNGTAAVFVRTDDVFTFSIHQMDIYPAEKPAGSLDVEMWSGDGDEEYLGRLRSHFPRLFREFEPDFVFYLAGADPYERDQLGGLRLTVEGLMERDRIVLESARKLGIPAAVVLAGGYAASVEDVAEVHVNTVKAARRAQVKAIPAEFRRGSSRDRNGTH
- the cutA gene encoding divalent-cation tolerance protein CutA, with translation MNGAEALIVLTTVPDLKTGRTIARAVVEKRLAACVHIAPAGASLYWWEGKIAEEAEHTLIIKTRPDLYDALEAGIRAVHPYTVPEILAVPAVNGSRSYLDWIRDETRPG
- a CDS encoding M20 family metallo-hydrolase, which gives rise to MNHNKTLARLFKRIDGFRDEMIDLQIRLCAIPAIDPSSGGEGEARKAEFLVSRLKDFGLGDIQVIKAPDLDAPDGYRPNVLAVAKGRSSARTTWVMTHTDVVPPGELSLWRGDPFKAWVEKGRIYGRGVEDNQQEMVASLFALKALHVEKIVPATDIGIALAADEETGNKKGIDYVLKNTRAFRKKDLIIVPDAGNPQGTMIEVAEKSILWLKIKTQGKQAHGSTPEKGINSFRAAAYLIRELDKLYKTYRKSDPLFDPPISTFEPTKKDPNVPNINTIPGEDVFYMDCRILPGYKIDAVRKSVRDIAAGIAKSFKVKISVDVVQAAPAAPPTPTDAPVVLALKKAVKAVMGKTAKPAGIGGGTVAAYFRRAGFHAACWSKIDETAHQPNEYCVIDNMVNGSKVYAHVFLQE
- a CDS encoding glycosyltransferase family 1 protein — translated: MRIGLDVRPSLREETGVGVYIRNLVDRLARIDRSHEYFLFSSSWKDRFPASAVPPLPNVRLKDCRLPVRAVNFLWQELGWPPLDVFAGGRLDLAHSPTPLILPTRGRTVVTVCDLFFLDEPEKADTEARRVFVRKAEKSLRAADGVLTISRFTRAAVLDRFGLDADKVEAALLGVGGDYSVPPAREDLEQTQKRLGLPSEFVLFVGAVEPRKNLPGLVEAMRIIRDRGLRAPLVIAGREGGDSGRVREMIAGRGLEDRVIFTGYVSDLELRILYRLARLLVVPSFLEGFGLPLAEAMASELPVAVSAAGALPEVGGDAPLYFDPADIEGMAEAVSRLYEDETLRRDRIAAGRARAAELTWDRTAAATLAFYKRIVGGG